The DNA segment CCCAAGAAACCGCTGCCGCAGAGTACGAAAAGCGCCGCCAGCAATAATCCCATTGACGCTTTCTTGGGGAATAGCGCTATGAGCCTTATTTTAGAACTCAAGCAGATCAGTAAGCATTATCCGGGCGTCAAAGCCCTTGAGGATGTGAGCTTACGGTTATTTGCAGGGGAAGTTCACGCCCTATTGGGCGAAAACGGTGCGGGTAAATCGACGCTGGTGAAAGTGATGACAGGCGCCCAGTCGAAAGACATGGGCGACATCCTCTTTCTAGGCGAGCCGCAACACTTCAACACGCCGATGGATGCGCAAAAGGCGGGGATCAGCACGGTTTATCAGGAGGTGAACTTAGTACCTAACCTGACCGTGGCCCAAAACCTGTTCCTCGGTTACGAACCGCGCCGCCTTGGGCTGATCCATTTTAAAAAAATGTATGCCGACGCGCGGGCCGTGTTAACCCAGTTCAAGTTGGATATCGATGTTAGCGCGCCGCTGTCGGATTATTCCATCGCGGTGCAGCAACTGATCGCCATCGCCCGCGGTGTTGCCATGTCGGCCAAGGTATTAGTGCTCGATGAGCCTACCGCGAGCTTAGATGCCAAAGAAGTGCAAGTGCTGTTTGGGATCTTAAACCAGCTCAAAGCCAAGGGCGTGGCTATCGTGTTTATCACTCACTTCCTCGATCAGGTTTATCAGATAAGCGATCGCATTACCGTGTTACGTAACGGGCAGTTTATCGGCGAATATCTGACGGCAGAACTGCCACAACCTAAGTTGATTGAAGCCATGCTCGGCCGGTATCTGCAGGAGCAATTGGTCGATAAACAGGAAAAGGAGCGCACCATCACCCGCGCTGAGGCCGTGCTCTTGTCCCTCGAAGATGTGTCGGTGAAAGGTTCAATCCAATCGATGAATCTCACCGTGCCAAAGGGGCAGGCGGTTGGGCTTGCGGGACTGCTAGGTTCGGGGCGCAGCGAAGTCTGCAACGCCGTGTTTGGGCTGGACTTAGTCGATAGCGGCAGTATCCATTTGGCTGGGCAGAAACTGAATCTGTCACAACCCGTGGATGCGATCAGCGCCGGGATCGCCCTGTGCCCCGAAGATCGCAAGATTGACGGCATCATCGGCCCTCTATCGATTCGTGAAAACATCATACTCGCGTTGCAGGCGCGTATCGGGTGGTGGCGGTATTTATCCAACACGCGGCAGCAGGAAATTGCCCAGTTCTTTATCGATAAATTACAGATTGCGACCCCAGATGCGGATA comes from the Shewanella mangrovisoli genome and includes:
- a CDS encoding sugar ABC transporter ATP-binding protein → MSLILELKQISKHYPGVKALEDVSLRLFAGEVHALLGENGAGKSTLVKVMTGAQSKDMGDILFLGEPQHFNTPMDAQKAGISTVYQEVNLVPNLTVAQNLFLGYEPRRLGLIHFKKMYADARAVLTQFKLDIDVSAPLSDYSIAVQQLIAIARGVAMSAKVLVLDEPTASLDAKEVQVLFGILNQLKAKGVAIVFITHFLDQVYQISDRITVLRNGQFIGEYLTAELPQPKLIEAMLGRYLQEQLVDKQEKERTITRAEAVLLSLEDVSVKGSIQSMNLTVPKGQAVGLAGLLGSGRSEVCNAVFGLDLVDSGSIHLAGQKLNLSQPVDAISAGIALCPEDRKIDGIIGPLSIRENIILALQARIGWWRYLSNTRQQEIAQFFIDKLQIATPDADKPIEQLSGGNQQKVILARWLAIEPILLVLDEPTRGIDIGAHAEIVKLIRTLCDEGMSLLVASSELDELVAFSNKVVVLRDRYAVRELSGAELTSQHVMQAIAEG